GCAGGTATTTTGAGATTTTCAAAGCCAAACAAGTACTGGATTGAAAGCTCACACAAGAGAGTGAGTGCGGTGCTATCTTTCTAGAATCATCCAAGTATACACTTCTGCTGTTATTTTTAGTAGATTTTGTTGGAAAAATTCCAGGTTTATTGCTTTCTGTAGGTGGTTGGCCAATATCTTAATATGTTTAAAGTAACCTGAAACTAATTCTTTTCACTACAGCAATCTTATGATTGAAACAGAGATAGTAAACTGCACTTTGGATTTTCTTACAGTGAAACACTAAGGGAATGTGTATGAAGTTAAATAAGCAGCTCATTTTCACTGATTAGGTTGAACTTTGGAAATTGATGTAACTCGTCAAGAGTGAAAttataaaaagggcagcccggtgcacttaagctcccgctatgcgcagggtccggggaagggcccgaccacaagggtctgttgtacgcagccttaccttgcatttctgccagaggctgtttccaaggcttgaacccgtgacctcctggtcaatTATACTATATTCTAAATAGCTAAGTTGCTTTGTTGCTTGAATGAAAATAAGCTAATGTGTTTTATGGTGGACCTGCAAAATTTAGATGTCTCCTAGGTCAACTATTACACAAGTAAGCTAATGTTACTTTATTTGAGAGATAAAGGAAGATTATCCAATTCAGAATTGCAGGAGTCctttatgttttttcttttgcTCAGTAACTCGGGGAAAAATTGTAAAGGGAAAAAGGTATGAAATTACAAAGTTGAATATATTTTGTTGAAATATGAACTGGCAAGGGAGCTATAGTACTATCGTATCAAATGGGAGCCATAGCACTAATAATTCCATCAGTGAATACTTGATTTCTACCTTTAACTGTCCGATACAACTATTTTAGACATAACCATGTTCGGGTAAAAAAATTAGGCTGATGTCTTCTAGTCGagttgaatttttctttttaaagaatAGCCAAGTTGAACTTTCTTTTATTTGCTGATCCGCTGTAATTTATTTACAGTATATACCTACCGTGGGGGATGCTGTCCTTGGAATTTTGGTGGACAAAAGAGCAGATGTAAGCATTTTAAAGTATTTCAAATCTgtttcttattcttcttattatttgCAATACTGCTGTTTATTGTGATAACTACCTTATTTCGGTTTCTGGTGAATGGTTATGTTTACGTTGCTCCTAGCCATGTCCTTAATTCTACTTGCTGCAGCATGAACTCTGTAACAGCTATACTTCTAAGTAGTTGAGTACGTTGTGCAtttaataacttaaaaatttcagTATCCCACtatccttttctttttaatgaGTTCAAAAGTCAAAGTCCAGATAGTGATATTCCTTTATGATATATAATAACCTTGACTTATTAATGTCATCCTCTTTTGATGAGTTTCCTTTGATGCTGTTAAACTATCTGCCGCTCTTCTATTTGCTTATACAATAGCAGTATAATTGGTGCTTTAACTAGGAGTTTCCTGCTGCTCtggatatttttctttaatgtgTCTTTCTGCTTCGTGTTTTTGATCAATCAGATCTGTGGTGCAATTATCTAAGACATATTGAGCATCCAATGCATAAGTTTTGCTCCTAATATTTGAGGGGGTTTATATATGTTGTTGAATACTTAGTTTCATTTGTTACAGTTTGGTTGAATTCAAGTGTAGGGTCTTAGGTTCTAAACCACCATGTCTCTGGTAAGGACATATCGGCATATCAGCCAAAGTTGCATAAAAAGGGAAGGGTAGTGATCCAAGTTCTGCTGGGAAAAAAGCTCTTTTTGGAGTATGTGTTGGTTATTTACCATATAGATTGACATTCATATTACTGTGGTGATGATTGTATGTTGATCATCGACCATATAAAATTACATTCATTGAGGTAAAATGTTAGTCCCAAAATTTTTTCTCCGTTTCTAGTACTTATGATGAGAGATTTCCTGTCGTTTGTCTATTTTCCTGTCATTTTCATGAACTCATGAAGTCACAAATATAATGATGGTCCATGTAGCATGCATAAATTCTGAAAGTTCATTGATTCTTATCTGAAACTGCAGCTTATGTCATTAAGATCTATGATTTTTCCTTATGAACTTCAAATTCACTTTTGAGTTTTCTGGCAGAGTTTTTTTGTGGACATAAAAGGGCCAATGGTGGCATTCTTGCCGGTGCTAGCATTTGAAGGAGGGACTAGGAGAAATATACCCAAATTTGAGGTGTAATCCTAAGTTCCATGATATTTGAGTTTATATTCTTTGTTCTTTTCTCATCTTATGTTTCTTTATGATAGAAAATATTTGTGCAGATATACTGTTTTGCAATTTTTATCTGATTGCAAATTTTTACTTTCTGAATCTTGATCATTTGAAATCGAGTGACAGTTTTATTGTTTAACTCAAATTGAGATAGATGAATTtatcctcaaaaaaaaaattgagatagaTGAATTGGAAGGCTCCTTGCAAATGGGGGAAGCTCGACTCTCCTAGTTGAAATGTTGAATTCTATTAATTGCTGATTGCTTGTTCAAGAATTGCTTGATGTGGCCTCTTCAATTAGAAGATATCACAATAGTTCATTGATAGCAGTTTAATTTACCTTCCACCCCCCTCCCTTAAGTGAGTAGCAGTCATTTTGATATTGTGCTTTATAGGTGTCTTTATTGAAACGAGGTGATTTGCGTTTCCCAGATTTTTATATTCAAATGAGTTAGAATTTATTCGTGCCAGAAGACTAAGTTTCGAATGGATGATAAAAAAGGACAACCCGGTGCAcgaaagctcccgctatgcgcagggtccgggaatgggcccgaccacaaaggtctattgtacccagccttaccttgcatttctgccagaggctgtttccaaggcttgaacccataacctcctggtcacatggcagcaactttacaagttactccaaggctcccttCTTCGAATGGATGATACTATCTCTTAAATGTATTCTTATGCATTCCCATTGTTTAAAATGTAAAATAAGATTCAGAAACGACTAGTTGTGCTGCTAGCAGTGCTGTACAAAAATGATGACTATATTAGTATTCCTACTCAATCTAAAAGGAGAAATTGTGCCAAATACATTTTGAGAGCGGTACTTCCTTCATGGTGGCAAGCACTACTTGAGAAATTAATACTTGTGCCTCTCAGTAACTGGCCTCAAATTACATGTTCACTAGCCTTCTGGAACACCAATTAATGTCATAGCCTTGTATGACAACATTCGAATGAGCCACCGGATTCAtcttaatcatttttttctaatGCATCATGTGTATATCAAGGAATATTTTCTGATGACCTATCTTGCTATTTCAGGTAGGTACTCTAATTTATACTCGTATTGTCAAGGTCAACACTGGAACGAACCCAGAGTTATCATGCATGGATGGTTGGTGCTTTCTCTAAGTTGCAACGGAAGTTCTTGTATTTCCTAATCTACCTGCGTCCGTTTActcttaattttaaaataattatcttaTTCGATGCAGCTTCTGGAAAAGCTGCCGAGTTTGGCCCCCTCAAAGATGGCTATGTGTTTGAATCGTCGACTGGTTTGTCACGGATGTAAGATTCTGTTTTGCCTTTAACTTGCAACAGTGAGATCTTTCGTTTAGATTTTACTGTAACCTTAACTTGCTCATCAGAAAGAGACAAGAAAAAAGGTGAAGGTCTTGTTGCATGCTTTTCAGGCTTAAGCGATTCCCTTAGCTCCATGTTCATCTTTTTTGTGTATTTTCTTCCTAGGCTACTGAGCTCACCAACATGTCCAGTTCTTGAAGGTCTTGGAAAGAAGCTAGCTTTTGAGATAGCTGTTGGTTTAAACGGCCGTGTGTGGGTATATAAATCTGttcattctttattattgtGGTTGATCTGTCCAACTCTTTCCAAGTCTGAAATACTTTTGCCTCTATTCTCAATTTAGATACTTGTTCTGCTATAATAGGTAAATGCTGAGCACAAATCATCAATCATCCTTGTTGCAAATGCAATAATGAACTCTGAGTCCTTGACCCCAGTGCAACAAAAGATTATGGTGGAGAAGCTGCTTGCCAGAGTAAATTGAACTGGATTTAGCATTTCAAGCATATAGCTTCTGGCAGCTAAATGAAAGTCATGGATAATGTGAATGTAACCAGACCGCGGAACATATATGTGACACAAAAGTAAATTTAGCTTCTTCCTCGTGGACTTTTGGCCCGCGTCCATCCAATTCTTAACTTGTGAAACTGTACTGCTTGTTTATGTGAATCTGGTGAGAGTATAGCGTAAAGGATGTAACAGTATGAGCAGAATTGATTTTTCCAGAGGATTGTCTATGCAAGCATTTTGTCCATGGTTGCATTTATTCTTCATATACCAATCTTCTGTCCATCATATAACAGATTTGAATTTTAAGGAGGATCAgtctcttttctctttttatttttgtgttttctGTGCTAGTATGCACGCACCTTTACCTGTTTAACATGGTATCTGTTACCTTCACCAGCTCAGAGAAAGGGAAGCAGGAAaatatttgatgaatcatagatatttaattttcttttgaaaaaaacaaTTTTCTTCGTATCAAAGCAATGaaaaaagatatgatatttttaaGTCAAAGTTTACTTTGAATCTCGAAAACCAAAAAACTATCAAATATGTTGCATAAAGGGAGTACTAACTTACCACCAATGCCTTGTTATGAGTAGCTTGGTTACTGTTTAACCAAATCCAAATTATCATACAATTATCCGTCAGATTCTAACACACAATTATTCTTTATTAGAATTGATTTTGTTAAATTTCTCAAGTCAGTTGTTTTTTTTCCATTCAAAATGATTAGTAAATTGTGTTACCTCTTCTAATGATTTTCTACGTAAGAGAACCACACAACTTAGCTCTTAGAACTAAAAAAACTCGGTGCATTGAGTATTCGTTATGCGCAATACAGTTTAGAGAAGGATCGAACAAATCTATGTTACGTAGTCTTATTTTACGGCTCTGCAAGAATttgaattcataatttttttaatcacaTAATAATAACTTTATTCGTTATCTGTTAGACTTAAAAAGGACATCTCTGCAAAAATTCAAACTCGTAACTTTCTAGTCATACAATAATAACTTTACCCGTTACATATCATGACTTAAAAAGAAccaaaaatgattttattttattttattttttaaaaaaaactagtactaaaaagaagaataaatagaaaGGAAATAGTAAAAAAGAGGAGCTTGACTGTTGAGGTCATGATATATGCAAAGGGTTTTGTCTTGTTCTTACTTTATTAATCAATCAGCAATTTCGCACACAGAAAAGCTATTTGCTTCGAGATGAGCAAAATCCACTTGTGGCTTCTGACATCCTATCATCAATAATCAATTCGTCTTAGGTAATCACTATAAATTCGGTATGTAAACAAAAAACTTCTTTTCTCCTCTAATCTTTGTATGTTCTTTTTCTTCTATTCTTCTTGAAATTCAGTTCAACAGGAGTTGGATAGCATGGCGTCTCAATCAGATTCTCCACCCAACTCAGTAAAGGAGAATACCCAGAATCCAGGTACCCTTTTATTTGCTTTTCACTCTGAATTCTATAATATTGGTTGGTTCTTGAATATCAGGGAGAAATAGATCGTGCTATTTAGTTATTGCTGCTATTTTCTTATATGAAAAGAAGTATCTACCATAAAGATCGAATCTTTTTGTACTTTTTGATGTTTGTGCCTTTTTGACTTTAACTGGGATAGGAGCAGGTAATTGTgattctttcttcttttatgGGTGGTTCTTACATTTATATTGTTAAGCTATAAAAGTAGTAACTTGATAGTGTTACTTTTAGTGATCATTTGATTTAGTGTAAATTTAGGATGTACCTTTTGCTGAATCTAAAAACTGG
This Solanum dulcamara chromosome 8, daSolDulc1.2, whole genome shotgun sequence DNA region includes the following protein-coding sequences:
- the LOC129900998 gene encoding uncharacterized protein LOC129900998, translated to MGSKPCFIDKPVVPGDVVLDLSIMTNQTIKLGGGLQQDHDAVTVIKAGILRFSKPNKYWIESSHKRYIPTVGDAVLGILVDKRADSFFVDIKGPMVAFLPVLAFEGGTRRNIPKFEVGTLIYTRIVKVNTGTNPELSCMDASGKAAEFGPLKDGYVFESSTGLSRMLLSSPTCPVLEGLGKKLAFEIAVGLNGRVWVNAEHKSSIILVANAIMNSESLTPVQQKIMVEKLLARVN